The Hevea brasiliensis isolate MT/VB/25A 57/8 chromosome 1, ASM3005281v1, whole genome shotgun sequence DNA segment AGACATATTTTAAGAAATGTGAATACTGATGCTTGTTATGCTTTTCTTATCGATAAATGAAGAGTTATTTCAAGATTTCCATCAATTGAGTTTTAACCATAGATGGGAGGAGTTTCTAGCAGCAAAACAAGCTAAAATAGACCACGGTTCATCAGTGCTTTAATGGTGCAAACAAGCAACACTGAATTTGATGTCAACTGTCAACCAGCTGTTTCCAAAATTACTGCCAGTAAACTTTTTCAAGTCCAAGCTCCAACACAAAAATGGCTGACAGCTCATTCATTAGATACACGCCAAAACGCCAAGAGCATATACACTTAAATAAATGAGTCACAAGCAGCCAACTTAACTTCCACACCACCAAGTACCAACACAACACCAGACCCCTTTCTTGACCCCAGGGTAAAAGAGTTTAGAATTTGAAGGGAAAGGATGAGGCTCATATGTACCTAAAGGAGGAGGTGGTTCCTTTTCCCTTGTTGCATGAAGTATGATTGTGCCTGACAGTACAGTGATGAATCCACATAATTCGGAGGTTATGCTACTCACATTTTGGCCTGACCAATCCTGTAGAAAATATGAACAAAATAAGGTTCGAGCATTCTAATTTATCATATTTGCACAGAAGAAACAGATCCTATAAGATGTATCAAGCATTTTACCTTAAACATTATGGCACTAGCGATGATAGTTAGAGTTGTAAACATTACATAATATACTGGAGAAACAATTGCTGCATTGAATGTATCCAAAGCCTGAACAATGATAACATAAGCATCACTGAACATGAACTGATGACAAGAAAGAATAGCAACTGAAAGATAAAAGTTAAGCAAATAATGTAAACGAAGTTTTGCTTTCAAAACTTTAGGACACTGCAAGCCTCACCATGATGACAATATTCCACAAGAAAAAACAAATTCTTGCAGATATTCTTCTCTAGGAACTGAGTATAAAGGGATTGCAGTCCCAGCTAACAATTACCTATAATATGTCCTATAATGCAATTAGCACTAAGTTGCAAAGTTGGTCTACTGACCACGTGGTAGTGTATTTTCTCCAAACTATCCTACACAAAGTACCATGTACCATAATTGGTCGCTCAAACATAGTTTTGAACCACCCATTCAATTGGAACAAGTAGATGACATAAACCATATCATAGATTTTCAACAAAGGTAGGACTGCCTTCCACCATgtgtatatataataaataaataaataaaaccttCTTACTCATCTTAACCAACTAAAGAAAACATATTTCTGGGAAAAACAAAATTAAGTTCTCTTCAAAAAGCACTTCTGACCATAAAACCAAGTGTATGTAACCCAACAATTAAACTCTAATTTCTAGTTCATATTCTAATTTATCTCCAAAGTTCGGTACACCAAATTCAAGAGGGCACTGAACCATCATGACTCAAGAGAATTGTCTTTAACCAAAACAATTAGCTGCCCCTGGTTTGGTTTCCACAAATAGATGCTTTATCTTTTTTAATTACCCCATAGTGAAGAAGCTTCTGATTTGCAGTTCTCAATCATGGTAACAGCATGAAATACATAGAACCACATTTATGCAATCCAGCAATTAATCTCTAGATGCTAGTGCATATATCAAATTTCCTATTTCCAATTCAGATCTCTATAAAATTTACAAGCAGGCCAAATTGAAGATGATACTGAAATATCATATGAATTACACCATTCACGAAGCAAATCAGCTCCTGATTTAGTTGCCACATGTAAACGCCGAGATCTTATTTACCCCATAGTAAAGAAGCTTCAGATTTACAGTTTACACTCACGGTTATAGCATGAAATACATATTTTACAAAACACTATGCAGAACAGAAAATTGCAAAAGAGAAGCATCTAAAATAACTGAAAATTTTTCCCTGTtataaaactcaactcaactcaactaagcctttatcccaaaaatttagagtcggctatatggatttgctttctccactctaaacgattttgggttatatcctcagaaatgtgtaatgcttctaagtaatgttgtactactctcctccaaatcaacttaggtctacccctttttttctttctatcctctaacctaatgtgctctacttgtctaactggagcctccgtatgtttacgcttcacatgaccaaaccacctcaatctccattctctcaacttatcttcaattggcaccactcctaccttttctctaatactctcattatggactttatctagtctagtatggccactcatccaccttaacattctcatctctataactcttatcttagacgcatacgactatttcagtgctcaacactcactaccatataacatagccagtcGCATGGCtatagctgtacggtaaaattttcctttcaacttattgggaatcttacgatcacataaaactcccgtggcacatctccactttaaccatccggctttaatcctatgactaacatcctcctcacatccctcatCTACTTAAAGGTTTAAgcttagatatttaaagtgattactttgagacagtaccactccattcaaactaactccttccctatcactagtttggccttcactgaacttgcaatgcatgtattctgccttcgttctacttaacttaaaaccctttgactctagagcacttctccaaagctctagctttctattgactccttctcatgtctcatctatcagaacaatatcattcgcaaacatcatgcaTCAAGGAATatactcttgtatatgtttcgtcaattcatctaaaactaatgtaaaaaggtaagggcttatggctgatccttggtgtaatccaattgaaatcgaaaaatctcttgtggcCCCTCCCACcgtacgcacaatagtagttgctcattcatacatatctttcaacacttgtatgtacctaatagataacctcttttgttctaacacattccataagacatttcttggaacactatcataagccctctccaaatcaataaaaaccatgtgtagatctttcttcacatctctatatttctccatcaagcttctaatgagaaaaatcactttcatagttgaacgaccgggcatgaaaccaaattgattgagagagatagaagtatcacgacgtagtcgatgctcgacaactctctcccacaacttcatagtatggctcatgagtttaattcccctatagtttgagtaactctgtatgtctcccttatttttaaaaatagatactaagatactcctcctccattcatcaggcattttctttgagtttagaagcttattaaataatttagttaaccatgccactcccatatctcccaaacacttctacacttcaattggtatttcatcggatccacaggctttacccactttcattctcttaagtgcttcctttacttctaaagatctaatccttctagtataattcacattcttttctattgttctataatctatattcacgctattaccgttttgactattattaaagagatcattaaaataatttctccatctttctttaatatcctcatctttcaccaacacttttccttctttattcttaatgcacctaacttgattgagatcttgatattttctttctctcctctttgctaatctataaatatctttctccccttctttagttccaagtttctcatataacttttcaaaggcctgtgctcttgctttactaactgccttttttgcctctttctttgctatcttgtactgttcatatgcctcattattatcgcaTTTGGGTAATTTCTTATaacattctctttttctcttcactaccttttgtacttcctcattccaccaccatctctcttttgatggTGGTTCATGTCTTTTAAACTCTCAAAGTACTTTTCTagttacttctctaatctttgatgccatctgtatccacatatcattggcctccatatccagcttccatacttcggactcgagaagctcatttttgaacttcacttgctttactcctctgaactcccaccactttgttcgagctacactatttcttctgactttACTTgacttgttcctaaacttgacatccaagaccaccaccCGATGttaacttgttaaagcctctcctggaatgaccttgcaatcattgcatagagctctatttgtcttcctggttaagaggaagtcgatttggcttctatgttgcccacttttgaaagtcactaaatgtgactctttttataaagtaggtatttgctagtattaggtcatatgccatagcaaaatccaggatgctttttccctcctcatttcgactttcaaaaccaaaacctccatgaacattctcataaccttgtctatcacttcctacatgtccattcaaatctccaccaatgaaaacattctcttcatttggtatgctttgcattaaatcatccatatcttcccagaacctttgtttactctcactgtctagtcctatttgtggggcataagcacaaactatatttattatttcaccttctagtactagctttactagtataattctatctcctactcttttcacagctattactgcgtcttttaatgtcttgtctatgattatgcccactccgttcttatttctctcctttccgataaaccacagtttgtaccctgaattacccacttccttacttttctctcctacccattgagtctcctgaatgcaagcaatattcacccttctcctttccaaggtatccacaagctccattaattttcctgtaagtgatccaacatttcaagtaccaaccctgatcctcctcctaacctgcttcttcctaattggtctctttctatgatatcttctattattttctatgtctatcttgtgttctgttccactatctgttctactatctgtcctatggactaactgctttcccacacccgtccatgatgtgggaacccttgctcacttagcaccacacccgggcgccggcatggcgcgtcgcttttggtgaacgccctacacccttgcatatttctcactacacccgggctccgatgtagcgcgtcgttagtagagaacgccccaacgtttatatcatttgaatccatatgtaTTAATAAAACCACATGAATAACACATTTAAGAAATTAACTCAAAATTCTGAACAGAGATGATTTCCATGCATTTATTTGAACCAACTATATGAATGTCATTGCTGCACCTATTCCCCTTCTTAACTGGCATGGTACAAATCAATATGATAGTATTTCactatttcatttcaaatttatcACTATGACAATGTAAATGTATTTACATCAATATTCATATGAGTATTTGTGAATGTTTTCAACAAAAGCTTCtgctattaatttaattttttagcctTAATTTTAGGGGGAAAATGGTGTGAGACATTTGGTTGTAATTCTTAAATAATAGAAATTATGCTTTCAAACATAATTTTCAATAATAGAAATTATGCTTTCAAACATAATTTTCTGGTGCGGCGTGCATGCGTAAGAAAGATTTTTAAGCCTTAGGCCATTTTTGACATTGAATGCATCCTTATGTATAATTATCATAAAAATGTAAGACAAGTAAGCTCAATGATGAGTGCTGCTAGTCTGATAAAATTTTTTCGGACGTCAACTGAGCCTGGCAACAGAAAATGAGCAAGAATATTGTAACATTAGTCTCTCAACTTAGGGCTTGAATTAGATAGTTCACTACGATTTGTTTCAATTTTATGATTCCATTTATTGTCATGATCTAGTAGTTGTTGCCAGACTTTTATCAATCCAATCACTAATGCAAAGATATCCAATGTGGCAGACTAAACAGAATTTAAATATTGAACAATTAACAAAATCAAAGTTAGATAATGAAAGAACATATTGAAGCTTAATCACTGACATGAATTCAAAGCCTAAAGCCTGTGAAAAACAATACAATTTAATCCAAAATGGGCTGGTCCCAAACTAGGTTTCATCAAGAAATTAGCAGAGAATGATAAAGTTGGTCATGAATTAAAGAGCTCTTCACAATACACCCACTTAGAACTTCTCCATGAGCAGCAAAATAGCCATGGGCAAATACCAGATATTTACTTCCAAACAATGAGATGGTAACAATACAACTATTTGTCTGTGTGCACATGTTCCAAGGTGGATGGAAAGATAGGGCACATGGATGTGGCATATTCTAAAAAGTTGGAGACAAAAAGCTTAAGGATAAAGAACACTAAGTATGCACTGaaatatgtttattaaatttataaagatATACCATATAAACTTTTTCAAAGTTAGTTACTAAGTTATACTACAAATATTAGTTCAATAATCCAATTAAAACTCTAATAAAGAATGACTCTTTTATTAATTCATTTTGtttctttgtttttatttctCTTTAGGCATATAGCTttttaaaattacaattaaaatccatcataaaaatttttaatttgtaaattaACCATAAAAGCTTTTTGAAAGGTTCCAAAGAGtttccaaattaaaaaaaaaaaaaggaaaacttTTTTGAGGTTTCTGGGAGATTTAAATGTCCAAAAAGTGTCTAACACAAGAACGTTGGCCTTCTAGACATTTTCATGCTTCCTAGGTGTTTGTTTTCATTTATAAccaattaaatatgaaattcagTAAACGGACCTATCTTATGCCAAAATACCTAATTCTGCCCCATTGAGTGAAATGGCAGGAAAATTGCAGTATAAGAGGCAAGGTAGAAATAGAGGATCCCTGCTAAAAAAATCATTATGGCCAGAGCAGAACAATATTAACAACCTTAAACATAGTTATTAAGGCGAAAGGCGACGCTAAGGCGATAGGGTCTCACCTTGCCTTTTTTACGAGGCGAGAGACGAGGCAATGCCGTTTTGAAGTGAGGCACCCCGCCGTGACATAGCCTaaactatatatattttttagcgCGTTCGcgggcacacacacacacacacacacacacacacacacattagcATAATATAcatattcaaatttaaaatcattttattattattattattattattattattattattattattattattattaactactagaataatataattttcaaatctccTTATAAATTGCTTTGTCTTTATTATAATTGTTTTATGGAATTGTATTTGTTATAATTACTGTCACTAATGACTCCACTAACATAGTAAAGTCAACTAATTACCCCACCAATTACTCCAATTTATTGTCACCAGCCACCAATATAGTAAAGTCACCTAATTACACCACCAATTACTCTCACTCCAATTTATTACCATCAATTTATTGCCACCAACCTGCTGTATTTcattttgtttcttcttcttcattggaTTTTCGCAGAAACGTGgttctgcttcttcttcttccatctactccttcctttcttttttttttttttttaattttcacagAAAACTACTGTTTCTTTGGCTGCTGCAGTGTGAAAATGAGAAAAGGAATGGTATTTTTCCTtttaaaacacagaaataaaataaataaataaataaagcggTAATATGAGAGAGGCGATGCCTCTCTCGCCTGGAACCTCCTCTCTGTGCTAGAGAGGCACTCGCCTCTCTCATCCCAGGCGAGGCACTGCCTGGCGAGGCGAGGCAACCTTACCTTGTCTCGCCTCGCCTGGCCCCTCGCCCAACGCCTTTTGGCGCCTTTAATAACACTGACCTTAAaacaatcactcatcaacataaaacaaAGAATAAGCCAAGGGATCTTATTTAACAATACCATGATCAAAAACAAGTGAATAGAACAACTAGAAACACCGATGACTTTGAATTTTACCTTGTTGAGGTAATTTAATTGCGTAATGACACAAATTACTGCAACTGTAAGGAAAAACCAAGTCTGTGGGTAGGCTATCTGACTTGTCCCTTCCAATGTAAGCTTTATTGCAATTCCAATGGCCTTTATGCTTACAACCTGAATACAATAATGGAAGACAGGGAAAAGAATCATGAATTAAGCACCTAACATCAGTGACAATCATACATAATAGGTTGGAAGGGCCACGCAACCCCCTCCCCATCCTCTTCCCCCCatcccacaccccccccccccaaaaaaaaaaaaaaaaaaaaaaaaaaagaaaagaaaaacacacacacacacacacacacacacaaaggcACAACCTCAAGGTttgcaaaattttcttttctcatgtATACATCATAATATTAATGGTATCCCAAACTCGCTTAAATTTTATTCCTCACTCAATATATATTCTTCTATTTCTCTTACATTTTGTATCTTTTTACAGGAATAAATATGACACTGTAAAAATTGTTCATATTGCTCTACAATCTTTATCTCCACCATAAAACAATTTTCTAAATTAAAAAGAAACATAATTACCGTAATTGAACCAATTAGAGAACAAATTCCCAAGTAAACCAATATGTTCGTTTGTCCACAGCGAGGTTCAAAGTGCAAAATCAAAGCTAAAACCACTGAAAGTGAAGCTGCTACATATATTAAAAATGCTGCAAAAATGACAAAAAAGAAGAAGTACTGAGTAATCATTGAAGATATTGTGCTACACTAGATattcaaaagaagaagaagaagaatattaACCTGGTTGGGTTGCAAAAGTCCAAATTTCTTGTACAGAATTAGGAGTATGTTCTTGAGGTGCATGGATTACAATCACTACCGATCCAACAATGCAGGAAACACATCCAACGACACCCATTTTCTGCAGCCGTTCCCTCAACATGAAGTGTGCCAAAATTGCACTATTCAGATTTCACCAAACATGTTAATTTTAAAACAACAGGTTACCCCTTGTATCAGAAGATACTACAAACAACAATATGTAAGAAAAATCTGCATTCACCTGATAATTATACTGAGTGCACCTAGGGGAGTCACCAAAACTGCAGGAGCATAAACATAAGCCACAAAATTTGCAATTTCTCCAACAAACActgtttcataaaaattattaaattaaaagtcAATAGCCCATTGGATGACAACTATAACTTCACAGATACTTGGCAACCTGAGGAGGAAGGGTGGACAGGGGAAGAGAAAGAGAGCTAGAAACTTGCATTAATATTTCTGAACTTACTTGTCACCATGCCAGCCCACCATAGTGGCTCCAATAAGTAAGTATAACCCCCAACTCCTACATTATTTAGGAAAAATAGCCCAGTTATATTAAATAAAGAATCATGCATAATCCAGTGACATTTACCTTAACTGAAAGCTCACTACACAAATATTCTAATTAATAATGGAGTTCTTGTTAAtttcaagaaggaagcaaaagctTGCAGATTAAGTACAATGAGGTGTAACCCACTAAAGACAAGCACCAACGTATAATATTTGCTTCAGAAACTCATAAACACTTTTGTGTCCCACAAAGGCATAAAGTACTCACAAGGAAAAAGCAATTAAGTACACAGATATAGCAATCACAAAAAAGAAGCATATAGATATTTGCTTTCTATCTTCAACAAAACAGAGAAATTTTCCAACAGAGTACTTCCCCACAATGTTATACCGAAGCTATTACTGATATTCATTGATGTTTGCTAGATTAGAGGTATCTTTAAGATCATTCAACAagattaatgatttaaaagaaaaaaaaaatgaaatttcaagCAGTTGTGAATTCAACTCAATATGCAGAAATTTCCTAAAATGCACAATAAGGGTTAAtggcaatataatctaaatcagTCATATCCAAATTCAGATCATCTAAGCATATTGAATGAACAAAACTATAACTGCGCAATACGCTTAATacccaaataaacaaaataagcGAAGAATTCAACAAAGTCAAAGTGAAAAACCAGCGCGAGTGCCAGCAGCACCAGCTCGCTTCAGGCCCTTCTTCTTCAAAATGAAGCTCGCCCCAATAAAAGCACTGGATGCCACAGCCAGAATTAGCCCTTTCGAATTATCTGATACTCCCATCGTTTCCCCTTCCCTAAAAGCTGCTTATGTTATGTACGTAGAAATTCAATAACATCTCCTTTCGATTCCAAACAAGTAATTTCAAAAAAACTGAAAGCAAATGAGATTTAGATCGCAAAAGGAATTGAATTCCCGCCAAATGAAATTCCAATTCCCTCCAAAAGAGCAAAGGGAAGgaaaagagagagagggagaggacgGTCCAACAAGAATCGAATAGATGTTGCTACGTGAAACGCCACGTTTCGTTTCGACaagattttttttcttaaaatctTGGAGGGGAAAAATAGAGGTAGATCCAAAACACTAAAACCCTTCCCGTCGACGATTCTCCGTAGTGTTGGCGAGTCCTCGTTGTCGTCTTATCGGAAATTTCCCGATTTCAGTACGGAGATTACGCGTAGAGAGCAGTTATTCCCTGTTTCGAGCGCACACATTTCTAAAAAGTTCGCTCAATTTAATTCtactatataattattttttaattataaaaaaaaattgggtTAATGAACATATAATTAAAAAAGAGGGGAATTTCTGTTTTCATGTGGTGGTAATGGTTATGTATTTTACATGACAAGCTGGAGACGGCAAATACTGTAGAGGTGGCAGTGATGGTGTTTCATGGGAGTGATTATACAGTAACCTGTTAATCCAACTAGGAAGAATTGGAGGAATTATAAGCCTCTGGAAAATTATctatttattgttattattttatttttatagataTAAAGCATGTGAACACTCTCAAGAGATTGATACGTGgcataatatttttttatgaaattgtcACATAAATTTGTTTTCAAGGTGCTAATATGTGacataattttcatgatattgttacataatattttttaaaatattattatttagacaaattttctattaatatCGCCACGTGATACCATTATAatgttttataattttaataattattatgttatgtgtttagtatttaattttgttttttttatttaattttttattctctttttaagtatttttattattatcattattattttttaatttttaatattttatttaattgtaaaattttaaaaattatataacttAAAATTAATAAGATTTATACAT contains these protein-coding regions:
- the LOC110664022 gene encoding probable magnesium transporter NIPA6, whose translation is MGVSDNSKGLILAVASSAFIGASFILKKKGLKRAGAAGTRAGVGGYTYLLEPLWWAGMVTMFVGEIANFVAYVYAPAVLVTPLGALSIIISAILAHFMLRERLQKMGVVGCVSCIVGSVVIVIHAPQEHTPNSVQEIWTFATQPAFLIYVAASLSVVLALILHFEPRCGQTNILVYLGICSLIGSITVVSIKAIGIAIKLTLEGTSQIAYPQTWFFLTVAVICVITQLNYLNKALDTFNAAIVSPVYYVMFTTLTIIASAIMFKDWSGQNVSSITSELCGFITVLSGTIILHATREKEPPPPLGTVTWYINEDSVKSLEEHLINIQSSDEQ